A genome region from Actinomycetota bacterium includes the following:
- a CDS encoding histidine triad nucleotide-binding protein: protein MAECIFCKIVRGEIPSQIVFEGERVIAFRDINPQAPVHILLVPKKHINPMERVNREDARIVTDIFLTAKEVASKEGIADKGFRLISNVGAEAGQEIEHLHFHLLGGKKLPGLLG, encoded by the coding sequence ATGGCTGAGTGCATATTTTGCAAGATTGTTCGGGGTGAGATTCCCAGCCAAATCGTTTTTGAGGGCGAGAGGGTTATCGCCTTTCGGGATATCAATCCCCAAGCTCCCGTTCATATATTGTTGGTTCCCAAAAAGCATATTAATCCCATGGAGCGAGTAAACAGGGAAGATGCCCGGATAGTTACGGATATTTTCCTTACCGCTAAGGAGGTTGCTTCAAAGGAGGGAATCGCCGATAAGGGTTTCAGATTAATTTCCAATGTCGGGGCTGAAGCTGGTCAGGAAATAGAACATCTGCATTTTCATCTTCTTGGTGGGAAGAAGCTACCCGGACTCCTAGGCTAA
- the holA gene encoding DNA polymerase III subunit delta — protein sequence MVHQKLDLSEVVRELEILNLERDHAKAQRGLKGLKPVYLIFGSEKLLLEEALDRLKARFAKEAPLDFNYVEFRGGEDSTSTMVQAAQTVPFLSHRRLVVVKDADKLSPSEVSFLSDYLKNPSEHACLVLVAGKLDKSDRLYKAIEKFGEIHEYKLLFRDYPNWIKKQFLKKGKVVTKSAAEFLFQTIGQDLNRLANEIEKISLFYDDKRELDIEDINYVTGKTPEETIFDLMDFISRRDEAHALSALDCLLKGGETITRIYHMIIRQFRLLLKAKVLLERGANDQQLMRELKLPSFVVERLKRQCRNFSFKQLKRAHELLLEADLDMKSSDKNPRLILETLVVKILE from the coding sequence ATGGTTCACCAGAAATTAGATTTGTCCGAAGTCGTTAGAGAGTTGGAGATATTGAATTTGGAAAGAGATCATGCCAAAGCACAAAGAGGTCTTAAGGGCTTAAAGCCCGTTTATCTCATCTTTGGGAGCGAAAAGTTGCTTTTGGAGGAAGCTCTGGATAGGTTAAAGGCACGCTTTGCAAAGGAGGCTCCTCTCGATTTTAACTACGTGGAATTTCGAGGTGGGGAAGATAGTACCTCGACCATGGTCCAGGCGGCTCAGACAGTTCCCTTCCTCTCCCATAGGCGTCTCGTTGTGGTAAAGGATGCGGATAAACTCTCTCCATCCGAAGTATCGTTTTTGTCCGACTATCTTAAAAATCCCTCTGAACATGCCTGTTTAGTTTTGGTCGCGGGTAAGCTGGACAAATCGGATAGACTTTACAAAGCCATTGAGAAATTTGGGGAGATTCATGAGTATAAACTCCTATTCAGAGATTATCCTAACTGGATTAAAAAGCAATTTTTGAAAAAAGGGAAAGTGGTGACCAAATCAGCGGCGGAATTTCTCTTTCAAACCATTGGTCAGGACTTGAACAGGCTTGCAAACGAGATAGAAAAAATCTCCCTATTTTACGATGACAAGAGGGAGCTCGATATTGAGGATATAAATTATGTGACCGGTAAAACGCCCGAAGAAACCATTTTTGACCTGATGGATTTCATTTCAAGGCGGGACGAGGCTCATGCCTTGAGCGCTTTGGATTGCCTTCTTAAAGGGGGAGAGACCATTACCCGTATTTATCACATGATTATTAGGCAGTTTAGATTGTTACTTAAAGCGAAGGTTCTTCTTGAAAGGGGAGCCAACGATCAGCAGTTAATGCGGGAATTAAAACTTCCCTCTTTCGTAGTGGAAAGGCTCAAGCGACAGTGTCGAAACTTTTCGTTCAAACAGCTAAAACGGGCTCACGAACTTTTATTGGAAGCGGATCTGGATATGAAGAGCAGCGACAAGAACCCCCGATTGATATTGGAAACTTTGGTTGTCAAAATTTTGGAGTAG
- the mtaB gene encoding tRNA (N(6)-L-threonylcarbamoyladenosine(37)-C(2))-methylthiotransferase MtaB has product MKVPKVAFYTLGCKVNQYETETMIKEFLSRGFELVDFSEEADVYVINTCTVTSTSDRKCRKKIRQAVRRNPSGFVVVTGCYVDRNPIEIWEIPGVDLAVPNREKTRLAQLIVEKLSISGVESGEPQRLHTRALVKIQDGCNQFCSYCIVPYVRGTISSRQEEEILNEVEGLIQSGVKEVVVTGIRLGKYGVDLPTETNLVKLLAALARMPLARIRLSSLEVKEITPELIALMASSPKFCRHLHIPLQSGDNEILRSMNRDYKREEYLQIIREIRENIPEIAITTDVMVGFPGEGEEQFHRTRDLMMEVRFRKTHVFKFSPREETVAASLPNQIPPEVKEKRSAELLDLNRVLAAEFVKEFVGRDLEVLVERIHNGVLTGLTDNYIRVYFEGPAELKGKLMTVHTLQAENGCLYGKLLYQRVGSKYRI; this is encoded by the coding sequence ATGAAGGTGCCCAAGGTAGCTTTTTATACGCTGGGTTGTAAGGTAAATCAGTATGAGACCGAGACGATGATTAAAGAATTCTTAAGCCGAGGATTTGAACTCGTGGATTTCTCGGAAGAGGCAGATGTTTATGTCATCAATACCTGCACCGTTACCAGTACCAGCGATCGCAAGTGTCGCAAGAAGATAAGACAAGCTGTGAGGAGAAATCCATCGGGCTTTGTTGTGGTCACCGGTTGCTATGTTGACAGAAACCCAATCGAGATTTGGGAAATTCCCGGTGTCGACCTCGCGGTGCCAAATAGGGAGAAAACTCGGTTGGCTCAGTTAATCGTCGAGAAGCTCTCCATCTCAGGCGTTGAAAGTGGTGAACCTCAACGGTTACACACTCGGGCTTTGGTGAAAATTCAAGACGGATGCAATCAATTTTGTTCGTACTGTATTGTTCCTTACGTTAGGGGTACCATTTCCAGTAGGCAAGAGGAGGAAATCCTCAACGAAGTTGAAGGGCTGATTCAAAGCGGTGTCAAAGAAGTAGTGGTCACGGGAATTCGTTTGGGCAAGTATGGTGTGGATTTACCGACTGAGACCAACCTCGTTAAACTCTTAGCTGCTCTGGCCCGGATGCCCCTGGCTAGAATTCGACTTAGCTCTTTAGAGGTTAAGGAGATTACACCAGAGCTAATTGCACTCATGGCATCTTCTCCAAAATTCTGCAGACATCTCCATATTCCCCTTCAAAGCGGAGATAACGAGATATTAAGGTCCATGAATAGGGATTACAAGCGTGAGGAGTATCTTCAGATCATTCGAGAGATAAGGGAGAACATCCCAGAGATCGCCATCACCACCGATGTGATGGTTGGATTTCCCGGGGAAGGGGAGGAGCAATTCCATCGAACCAGGGATTTAATGATGGAAGTGAGGTTCAGAAAGACTCATGTGTTCAAGTTCTCTCCCCGTGAGGAAACGGTTGCCGCTTCTCTTCCCAATCAGATTCCACCGGAGGTGAAAGAGAAGAGATCGGCAGAATTGCTCGATTTAAATAGAGTTCTAGCTGCCGAATTCGTCAAAGAATTTGTGGGGAGAGATTTGGAGGTACTGGTGGAGCGGATCCACAATGGAGTTTTAACCGGGCTCACCGACAATTACATTCGAGTATATTTTGAAGGACCAGCAGAGCTTAAAGGAAAGTTAATGACAGTCCATACTTTACAAGCAGAAAATGGATGCTTATATGGCAAACTTCTATATCAAAGGGTGGGGTCAAAGTACAGAATTTGA
- a CDS encoding serine O-acetyltransferase yields the protein MIGSIRGDIQFLKGEKPSFGKILQLLFCRAGVQALILYRFYHLLYKKRIPLLPDLLSRLNLFLNGADIDPAAEIGPGCRIYHTSGVVIGRGVKIGKDVWISQGVTLGGSGKGVVMPGIPDGWPKIGGGVRLFSGAQILGPITVGENSIIGANSIVLESVPPNAVVVGIPGRIVRIGGERTAAEGKQGIEGELKLLRKENEELKRKLEELEKRLRSCERVKKQKRGKPWN from the coding sequence TTGATTGGAAGTATACGAGGCGATATCCAATTTTTGAAGGGAGAGAAACCATCCTTTGGGAAAATTTTACAGCTTTTGTTCTGTAGAGCTGGTGTCCAAGCCCTCATTTTGTACCGATTCTATCATTTACTTTACAAGAAGCGGATTCCCTTACTCCCCGATTTACTGAGCAGATTAAATCTTTTCTTAAACGGTGCTGACATCGACCCCGCGGCGGAGATCGGACCCGGCTGTCGAATTTACCACACCTCTGGGGTGGTCATAGGTAGAGGGGTGAAGATTGGAAAGGATGTCTGGATATCGCAGGGAGTCACGCTGGGTGGGAGCGGAAAGGGTGTTGTCATGCCCGGCATTCCAGATGGATGGCCAAAGATAGGTGGTGGCGTTCGATTATTTAGTGGAGCTCAAATTCTGGGACCCATCACAGTGGGTGAAAATTCCATCATTGGAGCGAACTCCATAGTTTTGGAATCGGTTCCACCAAATGCCGTGGTAGTTGGGATTCCGGGCAGGATTGTGCGAATCGGCGGGGAACGAACCGCCGCCGAAGGTAAGCAAGGTATTGAAGGAGAACTTAAGCTTCTTCGGAAGGAAAATGAAGAACTGAAAAGAAAACTTGAGGAGCTGGAGAAGCGTTTACGCAGCTGTGAGAGGGTTAAAAAGCAAAAGCGCGGGAAGCCGTGGAATTGA
- a CDS encoding GatB/YqeY domain-containing protein yields MKLKERIEADTKEALKNRDHDRLSALRMLLSEIHNAEIEKRGELAEEEVIEIIAREMKKWEEAAEEYERVGQQSHAKKERFEADVLRAYLPPPLSEEEIKALIKETISEVEAKGPRDMGKVMRAIIPKIVGRADKKKVSEMTREMLEA; encoded by the coding sequence TTGAAGTTGAAGGAAAGGATCGAAGCGGATACGAAAGAAGCTCTAAAAAATCGGGATCATGATAGACTATCGGCACTCAGGATGCTTCTTTCGGAGATTCACAATGCCGAAATAGAGAAGAGGGGAGAGTTAGCGGAGGAGGAAGTAATAGAGATCATCGCGAGGGAAATGAAGAAGTGGGAAGAAGCTGCTGAAGAGTACGAAAGAGTGGGACAGCAAAGTCATGCTAAAAAAGAGAGATTTGAGGCGGATGTCTTAAGAGCGTATCTGCCTCCTCCGCTGTCTGAGGAGGAAATCAAGGCGCTCATAAAGGAGACGATTTCAGAGGTGGAGGCGAAGGGTCCCAGGGATATGGGGAAGGTGATGCGCGCTATAATACCCAAGATAGTGGGCAGAGCCGATAAGAAAAAAGTTAGTGAGATGACACGGGAGATGTTGGAGGCGTGA
- the hrcA gene encoding heat-inducible transcriptional repressor HrcA — protein sequence MLDSRKKLILYAVVHNYILTAEPVSSLRLVEQYQLGVSPATVRNELAELEEMGYLWQPHTSAGRIPTDRGYRYYVDSLMGSEGLSPVEKRSIHLFYTQLNKEMEDLMRETSQLLSQLTNYVAVVFGPALRKSSLKHLDLISLCPHSVLMVLITDTGCVAKRVLEMDRSINQRKLSRVERVLNRKLADLNLYEISQKRREFADLLPQQSGLVQGIIDKILDSLMQEERERIYLGGTANILRQPEFESLERIQNLLKTLEQGYILLQLLGEALEACPPSLSSLAASPHSAAGQAGRGRWVSKVIVRIGSENEAVEMQDYSLVATGYHAGGQTLGTLGILGPTRMNYPRAISAVECIAQNLSRILESLHA from the coding sequence ATGCTGGATAGCCGCAAAAAGCTCATACTTTACGCTGTGGTTCACAACTACATCCTCACCGCCGAACCGGTAAGTTCACTTAGACTCGTTGAGCAATACCAATTGGGGGTGAGTCCGGCCACGGTGCGGAATGAATTGGCAGAGCTGGAGGAGATGGGATACCTCTGGCAGCCACACACTTCAGCGGGGAGAATCCCCACCGACAGGGGATACCGCTATTATGTGGATAGCTTAATGGGAAGCGAGGGTTTAAGTCCGGTTGAGAAAAGATCGATTCATCTTTTCTACACACAATTGAACAAAGAGATGGAAGATTTAATGCGGGAGACATCTCAACTCTTATCCCAACTCACCAATTACGTAGCGGTGGTATTCGGTCCCGCCCTGAGGAAAAGTTCATTAAAGCATCTGGATTTAATATCTCTTTGTCCTCACAGCGTATTAATGGTTTTAATCACCGATACCGGTTGTGTAGCAAAGCGGGTATTGGAGATGGATCGCTCCATAAACCAGAGGAAACTTTCAAGGGTGGAAAGGGTCCTTAATAGAAAACTCGCCGACCTGAATTTATATGAAATCTCTCAAAAGAGAAGGGAATTTGCAGACCTTCTTCCACAGCAGAGTGGTTTGGTACAGGGAATAATCGATAAAATCCTTGACTCTTTGATGCAGGAAGAAAGGGAAAGGATATATTTGGGAGGAACTGCCAATATTCTCCGTCAACCTGAGTTTGAAAGCTTGGAGAGAATTCAGAATTTATTGAAGACTTTAGAACAGGGTTATATATTACTTCAACTTCTCGGTGAAGCTCTGGAAGCCTGCCCGCCATCGCTAAGCTCCCTAGCTGCCTCGCCTCACTCGGCTGCCGGGCAAGCAGGCAGAGGCAGGTGGGTAAGTAAAGTCATAGTGAGGATAGGATCGGAAAACGAAGCCGTGGAGATGCAAGATTATAGTTTGGTGGCGACGGGTTACCATGCTGGTGGTCAAACCCTTGGCACGCTGGGAATTTTGGGCCCAACTCGAATGAATTATCCCAGGGCAATTTCCGCTGTAGAGTGTATTGCTCAGAATTTAAGCCGCATTTTAGAATCTTTGCACGCTTAA
- the murJ gene encoding murein biosynthesis integral membrane protein MurJ, translated as MDEMEISEQEYSARVPKLATAAVIVMAATLLSRIFGLVREQVMAAYFGAHVQIDAYRVAFILPNLFRMLLADAAIGSAFIPVFTSYLARGDRKGAWEVCSSVINLMVLILCLFLGLGMIFAPQLISILAPGFTNKPQTFKLALIMTRILFPSVLFMALAGVVMGILNSYEHFTAPALSPVLWNFIIIACIVFLAPKMGVVSLALGIVVGSLFQFLMQIPFTSGRGARYSLIFNWHHPGVREVGALLVPVVISLASVDINTIVDTRFASRLITGSVASLGYAIRLWQLPLGLFAIAISTVLFPTFSRQAARNDIQGLKNSLSIGIRTLCLIILPASVGLMTLGIPIIRLLFERGRFTPTATLLTASALFYYAVGLFAAGELHLVNRAFYSLKDTFTPMVVAGLSIIVNYFGDWFFMIYLPIFAKLIDLPSSLSWLGYAHGGIALSTSLVCLFNLVVLMEILRRRLGGMGGKKIAISFAKISFASIILGVVAFYGWRVTVLYVGVSLLGQILSLGVGILLGVIIYIGVAILLKIEELHFAYQLMVTRLKGRP; from the coding sequence ATGGATGAAATGGAGATATCCGAGCAAGAATATTCCGCCCGTGTCCCAAAATTGGCCACGGCAGCGGTCATAGTTATGGCCGCCACCCTGCTATCTCGAATTTTTGGTCTGGTGAGAGAGCAGGTTATGGCGGCTTATTTTGGTGCTCACGTTCAGATCGATGCCTACCGAGTGGCTTTCATCTTACCAAATCTTTTCCGAATGCTTCTCGCGGATGCCGCCATTGGTTCTGCTTTTATTCCCGTTTTTACCTCCTATCTCGCTAGGGGAGACAGGAAAGGCGCCTGGGAAGTATGCAGTTCGGTTATCAATCTCATGGTGCTCATACTCTGCCTTTTTCTTGGATTGGGAATGATCTTCGCTCCTCAACTCATTTCAATCCTAGCCCCCGGCTTTACCAACAAGCCACAGACCTTTAAACTTGCTCTGATCATGACCAGGATACTTTTTCCATCGGTTTTGTTCATGGCATTGGCCGGTGTGGTTATGGGAATTCTCAACTCTTATGAACATTTTACGGCCCCCGCTTTATCTCCAGTGTTATGGAATTTCATTATCATTGCCTGCATTGTGTTTTTAGCTCCTAAGATGGGAGTCGTTAGTTTGGCATTGGGCATCGTCGTAGGTAGCCTCTTTCAATTCCTGATGCAAATTCCCTTCACCTCAGGCAGAGGTGCTAGGTATTCTCTGATATTTAATTGGCACCATCCTGGGGTGAGAGAGGTAGGTGCTCTCCTGGTTCCCGTGGTCATCAGTCTCGCCAGCGTTGATATAAATACCATCGTGGATACTCGATTTGCCTCACGGTTGATCACCGGTAGTGTGGCAAGCTTGGGATATGCCATCAGGCTTTGGCAACTTCCCCTGGGACTCTTTGCCATAGCCATCTCCACCGTATTGTTTCCCACCTTTTCTCGCCAGGCGGCTCGAAATGATATCCAAGGACTCAAAAATTCTCTTTCTATTGGAATAAGAACCCTTTGTCTCATCATACTGCCCGCATCGGTGGGTCTGATGACCTTGGGCATACCCATCATTCGACTCCTCTTTGAAAGGGGAAGGTTCACTCCAACGGCTACGCTCCTCACCGCATCGGCTCTATTCTATTACGCGGTGGGGCTTTTCGCCGCCGGAGAATTACACCTCGTTAATCGAGCCTTTTATTCTCTGAAGGATACCTTTACGCCGATGGTTGTAGCTGGACTTTCCATAATCGTGAATTATTTTGGAGATTGGTTTTTCATGATTTATTTACCCATCTTTGCCAAACTCATAGACTTGCCATCTTCTCTTTCCTGGCTTGGATATGCACACGGAGGAATCGCCCTTTCCACCTCTCTGGTTTGCCTGTTTAACCTCGTTGTCTTGATGGAGATTTTAAGGCGAAGACTCGGCGGTATGGGTGGCAAAAAGATAGCCATCTCCTTCGCTAAAATCTCATTTGCCTCCATCATCCTCGGTGTGGTCGCCTTCTATGGTTGGAGAGTCACGGTCCTTTATGTTGGCGTCTCTCTTTTGGGGCAGATACTCTCCCTTGGAGTGGGTATTTTGCTCGGTGTCATCATTTACATAGGGGTGGCTATACTTTTGAAGATCGAAGAATTGCACTTCGCTTACCAACTGATGGTGACTCGGTTGAAGGGAAGACCGTAG
- a CDS encoding 16S rRNA (uracil(1498)-N(3))-methyltransferase, with amino-acid sequence MTEPRFFVPPKNIQGLEICIVGDDVNHIRNVLRLKPGENVIVCDGRGSVYETQIIRIGKQEVITRILKHQVQESLPPHVALFQGLPKGPKMDFIVQKATELGVFKIVPVVMERTVVKLNAIKDGNRVQRWRRIALEAAKQCQRATLPEVSEPISLVQSLELLPNFDSILIFWEEEKKASVREVLNDRLSAGRRGMPEKVAMVIGPEGGLTEEEVLAIRDIGGQTVTLGNLILRTETASIVGLAIVLYELGKLA; translated from the coding sequence ATGACCGAGCCTAGATTTTTTGTTCCCCCCAAAAACATTCAAGGTTTGGAAATCTGTATCGTTGGCGATGATGTGAACCACATCAGAAACGTATTGAGGCTTAAGCCCGGAGAGAATGTCATCGTCTGTGATGGGAGAGGATCCGTTTATGAAACTCAAATTATCAGGATAGGGAAGCAGGAGGTAATAACCCGAATTTTAAAACATCAGGTTCAAGAGAGCCTCCCTCCGCATGTTGCTCTTTTTCAAGGACTTCCCAAGGGACCCAAGATGGATTTCATCGTCCAAAAGGCCACTGAACTTGGGGTTTTTAAAATTGTCCCCGTGGTCATGGAGCGCACGGTTGTAAAGCTCAATGCCATCAAGGATGGAAATCGGGTACAGCGCTGGCGAAGGATCGCCTTAGAAGCTGCAAAGCAGTGTCAAAGAGCTACTCTTCCCGAGGTATCAGAGCCGATATCCTTGGTTCAATCCCTTGAATTGCTGCCAAATTTCGACTCGATCTTGATCTTCTGGGAAGAGGAGAAAAAGGCATCGGTACGAGAGGTTTTAAATGATCGTTTGTCCGCCGGTAGGCGCGGCATGCCCGAGAAGGTTGCCATGGTCATTGGTCCCGAGGGTGGGTTAACTGAAGAAGAGGTGTTGGCGATTAGGGATATTGGTGGTCAAACAGTGACGTTGGGGAATTTAATCCTGCGTACGGAGACGGCAAGCATAGTGGGGTTAGCCATCGTCCTTTATGAATTGGGCAAATTAGCATAA
- the lepA gene encoding translation elongation factor 4: MDSRHIRNFSIIAHINHGKSTLADRLLELTHTIQEQEMVEQVLDRMDLERERGVTIKAKAVRLLYTAEDGKEYILNLIDTPGHVDFTYEVSRSLAACEGALLVVDAVQGVEAQTVANTLLALENNLVIIPVINKIDLPNANPQRVKREIKEALGIDVGDALLVSAKTGLGVPQILEAIARKIPPPSGDPDAPLRALIFDSLFNFYRGVIVFIRVVDGIIKPGMRVKMMATSKIGEVEEVGIFRPDMQPTSELSVGEVGYVIAGIKDPKYTKVGDTITCVDNPAWEPLSGYKEVKPMVFCGLYPVEGDYESLKDALEKLRLSDPSFVYHPETSHALGFGFRSGFLGLFHMEIVKERLEREYDLELLATTPSVAYRVTKKNGEVLNLRNPANFPPLAEIAKIEEPFVSAVILTPPEHLGAIMELCQEKRGEFKNMQYLSQSRVEVHYHLPLSEILLDFFDQLKSRTRGYASFDYEHVGFRESPLVKLDLLIAGQPVDALSRIIHKTKAYACGREQVKRLREIIPRQLFEVPIQAAIGNKIIARETIKARRKDVIAKCYGGDVTRKRKLLEKQKAGKKRMKRVGRVEVPPEAFLSILKLKK; the protein is encoded by the coding sequence GTGGACTCCAGACATATTCGAAATTTCTCGATCATCGCCCATATTAACCACGGCAAATCCACGCTCGCCGATCGCCTCCTCGAGCTCACCCATACCATCCAAGAGCAGGAGATGGTGGAGCAGGTATTGGATAGGATGGATTTGGAGCGGGAGAGAGGAGTGACCATCAAGGCTAAGGCTGTGCGATTGCTTTATACCGCCGAGGATGGTAAAGAATACATTTTGAATCTCATCGATACCCCGGGACATGTCGATTTCACCTATGAAGTTTCGAGGAGTCTCGCCGCCTGCGAGGGAGCGTTGCTCGTGGTGGACGCTGTTCAAGGTGTGGAAGCCCAGACGGTGGCCAACACCCTTTTGGCTCTGGAGAATAATTTGGTGATCATACCCGTGATCAATAAAATAGATCTTCCAAACGCCAATCCACAGCGGGTGAAACGGGAAATTAAGGAGGCTCTGGGCATCGACGTCGGTGATGCTCTCCTTGTAAGCGCCAAAACCGGTCTGGGAGTACCTCAAATTTTGGAAGCAATCGCGAGGAAGATTCCTCCCCCTTCTGGAGATCCAGATGCTCCCTTAAGGGCTCTCATCTTCGATTCACTATTCAATTTTTACAGGGGAGTCATCGTCTTCATTAGAGTGGTAGATGGGATTATCAAGCCCGGTATGAGGGTAAAGATGATGGCAACCTCAAAAATTGGTGAGGTAGAAGAGGTTGGAATTTTTCGACCCGATATGCAACCTACTTCCGAACTTTCGGTGGGCGAGGTGGGATATGTCATCGCGGGGATAAAGGATCCCAAGTATACAAAGGTCGGTGACACCATCACCTGTGTTGATAATCCGGCATGGGAGCCATTAAGTGGGTATAAGGAGGTAAAACCCATGGTGTTTTGCGGTTTATACCCGGTGGAGGGCGATTATGAGAGTCTAAAGGATGCTCTGGAGAAGCTGAGGTTGAGTGATCCCTCCTTTGTTTACCATCCTGAGACCTCTCACGCTTTGGGGTTCGGTTTTAGATCTGGTTTTCTTGGGCTTTTTCACATGGAAATAGTGAAGGAGAGATTGGAAAGGGAGTATGATCTGGAACTTCTGGCAACGACGCCCAGCGTGGCTTATAGGGTGACCAAGAAGAATGGCGAGGTATTGAACTTAAGGAATCCAGCCAATTTTCCTCCCTTGGCGGAGATCGCTAAGATAGAGGAACCTTTCGTATCCGCGGTGATTTTGACTCCCCCTGAGCATCTGGGAGCCATTATGGAACTTTGCCAGGAAAAGCGGGGGGAGTTCAAAAACATGCAATATTTGAGCCAGAGCCGCGTGGAGGTCCATTATCATCTCCCTCTAAGTGAAATTTTGCTCGACTTTTTCGATCAGTTGAAATCGAGGACCAGAGGATATGCTTCCTTTGACTATGAACACGTTGGCTTTCGCGAATCCCCCTTGGTGAAGTTGGATCTCCTCATAGCGGGGCAGCCCGTGGATGCTTTATCCCGCATCATCCATAAGACCAAAGCATATGCTTGTGGCAGGGAGCAGGTGAAGCGTTTGAGGGAGATCATTCCCCGTCAACTCTTTGAAGTTCCCATCCAAGCCGCCATTGGAAATAAGATAATCGCTCGTGAAACCATAAAGGCTCGACGCAAGGACGTCATCGCCAAATGCTACGGTGGAGATGTGACGAGGAAGAGGAAATTGTTGGAGAAGCAAAAGGCAGGTAAGAAGAGGATGAAGCGAGTGGGAAGGGTCGAAGTACCCCCCGAAGCTTTCCTTTCAATCCTCAAACTGAAGAAGTAA
- the rpsT gene encoding 30S ribosomal protein S20, with the protein MAQIKSQIKRIRQAEKRRLRNKSVKSAIKTHISKFNEAVESKDKDSAKEALGKAIKALDKAVSKGVIHLNSAANKKSKLVKKFNTL; encoded by the coding sequence GTGGCTCAAATAAAATCTCAGATCAAAAGGATAAGACAGGCAGAGAAACGACGGTTGAGGAATAAAAGCGTCAAGTCCGCCATTAAAACCCATATTTCCAAGTTTAATGAGGCCGTTGAGTCCAAGGATAAAGATTCGGCGAAGGAAGCTCTGGGGAAAGCGATAAAGGCTTTGGATAAAGCGGTATCCAAGGGCGTCATTCATCTCAATAGCGCTGCGAATAAAAAATCAAAACTCGTGAAAAAATTCAACACCCTCTAG